Proteins co-encoded in one Haladaptatus sp. ZSTT2 genomic window:
- a CDS encoding universal stress protein, translating into MGNSLVDCVVVPVADETDARTTCLALAPYLDADSRVVALHVIEKAGGAPDKASVEQRQEGAADIFAVVKDTLTTVTVETELRYGTDVAETIFDTASDVDATAIAFSPRGGSRWVRLLSGDVALSLVTDTDRPVVVLPDVTDK; encoded by the coding sequence ATGGGTAACTCCCTCGTCGACTGCGTCGTCGTCCCGGTCGCTGACGAGACCGACGCGCGAACGACGTGTCTCGCGCTCGCGCCGTATCTCGACGCCGACAGCCGCGTCGTGGCGCTTCACGTCATCGAAAAAGCGGGTGGCGCACCCGACAAAGCCTCCGTCGAACAACGGCAGGAGGGCGCAGCAGACATCTTCGCCGTGGTCAAAGACACGCTCACCACGGTCACCGTCGAGACCGAACTGCGCTACGGGACGGACGTTGCAGAGACGATTTTCGACACTGCTTCGGACGTAGACGCGACGGCAATCGCCTTCTCGCCGCGTGGAGGGAGCCGGTGGGTTCGCCTGCTCTCTGGGGACGTTGCACTGTCTCTCGTGACCGACACCGACCGGCCGGTGGTCGTCTTGCCGGACGTCACTGACAAATGA